The segment GTAGGTGTGCCGGGACTGGCCAAGACCCTCTTGATCCACACCGTGGCCGATGCACTCGGATTATCCTTCAATCGTATTCAGTTCACTCCAGACCTCATGCCCAGTGATATTGTAGGGAGTGAGATCCTGGGAGAGAATCGGGAATTCCGATTCATCAAGGGC is part of the Flavobacteriales bacterium genome and harbors:
- a CDS encoding AAA domain-containing protein, which encodes MTEAQAIDLFVEKQKQLHGEISKVIIGQQEVVELLINAIFSKGHALLVGVPGLAKTLLIHTVADALGLSFNRIQFTPDLMPSDIVGSEILGENREFRFIKG